The genomic region TGATTTATAAGTCATAAATTTTAAGTGTTTATCGTTTACACAGTGTTATAATTAAAATATTGTTGTTAAGACATACAAAAAACATTATATTTATTCTGTAAATCAACCAACAAATGATATTATCATATGACTATATCAGAGGATTAATAGAAGGAGAAGGTACTTTTACTTTTGATACTAGAAAACAACAAAATGGCACTAAACTAAAAATACCAACTTTTGCCTTGAGCATGCATATAAGAGATGAGGATTTAATTGAAGCTGTTCGGGACACTCTTAGATTAAAAAATAAAATTTATATATATGATCATCAAAAGAAAGATGGGTATCACAGAGGACCAAAAGCTATATTAATAGTTAGAGAATTCCCTCAATTAAAAAATATTATAGTACCATTCTTTTATAAAAAACTTAAAGGAAATAAAGGAAGACAATTTATTAGTTGGCTAGAAAAAATAGGAACTGATCCTGATGTTTCTAAGTTATTTAAACTAATTTATAGGCTATATAAAGCCGGATATTATGATAAAAATCAAAAATTTTCAAATTGATTTGTAAATCAGCCAACATTTTTGTTTATCACTTTTAAAATGTTTTACACTTTTTAGCTTAATATGTCAATGCGGCAATCAAAAAATAGCTTTATAACTAACTTTTATTGAAGATTGCCGTTTATAACTCAAAACTATTGCCGCATTGCCGGATTCTATTTTCATCAATCTTACGAGGCTCGGCCTCGTAAGATTGAAAAAATGGTATAAATATATAAAACCCCCACTTTTTGATCAAAAAGTGGGGGTTAAAACTGATAAAAAAAATGAAATGTGACTTGAGCTTCATGAGTTTCCAGAAAATAATTGGATCTAACAGTAAAAACACGATTATTAATCTCCTTGCTTAAATAAAACCCTAAACGTTTATCATGAACAACAAAATCAGAAATTACGGAAACAGTAAAAAATTGCTTGTCCGGAACAAAATAGAAAGTTAAATCTGATTGTGGCAAACTTAATCGTCCACCGGCCTTAAAAAAATCTTGCCAGTTATATTCCAAAGAAACGCCCGGCCGTAAACTTAAGGATAGATCTCTTGCGTTATTGATCAAGGTTTTATCATCTACTACCTGAAAACCGGCTTTTAATCGCAAAGATTGAATTTTTTGATTCTGGCCTAATTCAGGACTTTCCTTAATTCCTAATTCAAATTCCGCCTTTGGATTAAAACGATAATATCCATTACGCGATGTATCGTCAGTTAAAAGACTGACGGAAAAAGCAATGCGTCCGTATTTTCTTAACAATTCCCGGACATTTTGAACCAGCTCAAATTGGTTTAAATACTCGGTTAAAGGTTCTGATGCGGCTTTTGAAACAGCTTTAAAAATAAAAACCGGCGCTCCGGGCATAACAAGAATGTTTCGACCGTCTTTTTCCAGCTCTCTGGTTTCGTTCAACTTTTCCAGCCTATACCTGATTAAACCGTCGGTTTTAATTTCTGAATAAAGTTTTTGATCAAGACGCAAAGAAAAATCTTTCCAAAAATCTTGCAAATAAAAAGGTTTTTTTATTTCTGCGGCAGCCGGTTCAATAAAAAATAAAACAACCGCTATAATGAATAGCGTTTTTTTCACAATTTATCTCCTTCTAAAATTATTTAAAAGCTCTTAACACTATTACAATTTATAAATTAATTGGCAAGATCAAAAATAACAATTTACATTTTAAAGAATAAAGTTGTGGTGTGTGTCGGTCTAGAACCAAATCCTGGCAAGCCGTTGCAACGTTCTCAAAAATAGGCTGCTTGAGGCGGGACGGTCGCTATTATTTTTTACACTTTTCGAGATAGTCCAAAAGATCTTTCAGTTTACATGTGGCAAGCCCTATCACGGTATCGGCAGCGCCATAATAGACATAAAGATCGTCACCCACTATAACGGCGCCTTCTGGGAATGTAACGTTTGGCACCAATCCATTGCGTTCATATGATGCAACGGCCTGAAGGAGATATCCTGGCACGCGAGCAATAAGCTGATCCGGTTTTTCGGCGTCAAGAAGCGCAGCGGTGATGGTCCATGTATCGGACATAGATTCTCCAGAAAAGATAAGTAGCCAGCCCTTTTCTGTTTTGATGGGCACAGCTCCAACCTCAGGCCCCCGATGTAGCCACCATTCAGTTTGCAAAACGATCTTGTCCTGTTCTAAATATTTATCCCACTCTTCAAATGAAGAATGCGAAACTTGGTCCATTGAATCGTAATAGCGAACTGAAACCCGAGAGGTGGTCGAATCAGGAGAAATGGTTAAGAGGAGGGCTATTTTCCCCCCATTCACCGGTTCCGGAAATAACGCAGCTGCTTTTGAGCGCATGGAAGGGCCAATGATACCGTGCTTCGTCACGCTTTTAAAATCTTTGGTTGATGCAAGCGCTATACGAACATTGGGCCGGTGTTCTCTGTCCTCAATCGGGTCATTGATGGCGGTGTAGGTTATATAAAATATATCACCGAGCTTGGTCATTCGTGGATCCTCGCAACCATAACGATCGTAATCCGTATCAGGTGAAATAAAAGGAAGTTCCCGCCGTTCAAAATTTATCCCGTCTTCACTTTCGGCGTAACCAATATATGAAATCTGATTTTTGAAATAGAATCCCGGACGCTTAAGTCGAGAAGCGGCCATCTCTAGTTTACTAGGATACGTTCTATAGAGCATTCTGAAAATCTCCCCATCTTTAATTATCGTTGGATTAAAAACTGCTTTCCCTTCCCACTCAATTTCTTTGCGTGGCTCAAGAATGGGGTTTGGTTTTTCATTGCTTGGATAGCGTTGCAATTGAAAACTCATTTCACAATATTAGCATAAAATAATCCGCATTTTTGGATGTGACCCGGTCGCACTGCCGCCTCAGGCGGGGCGGTCCCTCAAACCAGTGCTCAATTCTGCGACAGCCACGTAAAATTTGCCTTGCAAATTTGTACGTGGCGGGCGCGCTAGGACTCGAACCTAGAACCTCTTCGGCTTGCCCCGTTAGAGATTTTTTATGCACGCTGAGGGAATTGAACCCCCGACCTACTCGGTTTATCCCGTCATAGCCTTGGACAATGGACGGTGCTGGGATTGAACCAGCGGCCTCTTCGGTGTAAACGAAGCGCTCTGCCACTGAGCTAACCGTCCAAGGCTATGACGGGATGTAAACGGATAAATGCTTAACCGCATTTATCCTCTACCACTGAGCTAAGCGTGCGCGAATCTCTAACGGGGTGAATAAACGAAGCGCTCTGCCACTGAGCTAACCGTCCAAGGCTATAGCGAGATGTAAATGGGCCAGGATGGACTCGAACCATCGGTCCTCAAGGTATAAGCTTGATGCTTTAGCCGCTAAGCTACTGGCCCGCCTACGCTATGGCTTCGGCGGGTAAACCCGCTTCTTTAATAAATCCCCACACCTAATGAGTTGCAAAGCTTTTAATCAATGACCGTTTCTTCAAATTAAAGATAATTAAAACGCTTTTGATAATAAAAACATAAAATATATCCATAAACAACTCATTAGGTGTGAGGATAAAATAATAAAAAAAAGAGCCTCGCGCAAGACGGCTCTTAATAAACTATATTTTTAATAATCATTTCAACGCCTGCTTTTTCCCAGGTTTCGATATCAGCGGTATCACCGCTTAACACCCCGACGAAACTAAAATTATTGTCGCGACTAAAATAATAATCAAGCAGATTATCGCCAATATACATAACCGACTTTGGATATTCAGGCAAATCTTTCAGAAGATGGCGGATAGAATCAGCGGCGCGCGGATCCGGCTTGGCAAAATCGCAAAAATACTGGTTAAAAAACTTTTTTCTTCCGTTAATAAAATCAGAGTCCTCTTCGTATTTATTAACAGCTATAAAATCAAGCTTTTCCCAATTCAACCCGCTCCGTAAAATAGCATTATTAACCGAAGAAGCGCTGCGATTAGTTAAAAGACCAACCATTATATCTCTTGTTTTTAAAAAATCAATCAGTTCATTTGTTCCTTGAAAAATGCCTGGGCGCTGCCAAAGCTCTATTAAATTCCAAAGCTTGAAATATAAATTGATGTATGATTGATTTAATCCGGCATTTTGGAGCCATGTTGAAAAATCGCGGCTGGAAGGCAAATGACCGTCGTTCAAATCAAAACCGAAAACCGAAAAAAACTTAGCGAGCATTTTCCGCGCTTCATTGTGCATTTCCCGGCTATCAAGCAAAGTTCCGTCAAAGTCAAAAATAACCGCTTTTGGCTGTGGTTTTAAAATCACCGTCCACCCTCCTTTATTATTAAATTATAAAAAATCTTTCTAAACGGCAGGCTGGTTAAACAGCCATAGGTTTAAGATTGAACTTTTTGATGATAGCATAAAATTCCTCATGTTCAAGGGTTTCTTTTTCCATAAGAGCTTTGGCGATTTCATCCAGAACTTTAATCCGCGAATTTATTATTTTTTTGGCGGCCGCGAAAGCTTTGCCGATAAACGCGCTTACCTCCCTGTCTATTTCAACAGCCATAGTTTCAGAATAATTTTTTTCTGTCGCTATCTCGCGCCCCAGAAAAATCAGTTCCTGCGTCTTGCCAAAAGTCATAGGCCCCAGCTTTTCGCTCATTCCGTACTGGGTAACCAAACGGCGAGCCACATCGGACGCCTGCCGCAAATCGCTGGAAGCGCCGGTGCTTAAATCTTTAAAAACAATTTCTTCGCAGGCATAGCCGCCGAGCGCAACGGCAATATCCGCTAAAAACTGCGATTTGGTTCTCAAGTGCGTTTCTTCAAGCGGCAGTTTTAAAGTATATCCTCCGATAAGCCCGCGGCTGATAATGGAAACTTTTTGCACCGGGTCGGTATTTTTTAAACTCGCCGCCACAAGAGCGTGGCCGGCTTCATGATAAGCGGTAATTTCTTTTTCTTTCGGCGAAATAACGCGCGAACGGCGTTCCGGTCCAAGCATTACTTTTTCAATTGAATTGTAAAAATCTTCCTGGTGGATAATGCTTTTATTTTTGCGCGCCGCTAAAATCGCGGCTTCATTAACCAGATTAGCCAGGTCGGCTCCGGAAAAACCCGGGGTGCGGACAGCGATTTTTTTCAAGTCTATATCTTTATTGATGTTTTTCCCCCTGATATGGATTTTTAAAATTTCTTCCCTGTCGTTAATATCCGGCAAATCAAGAATAACGCGGCGGTCAAAACGGCCCGGACGCAACAACGCGGAATCCAAAATATCCGGCCTATTGGTTGCTGCCATCACAATAATATTTGTATCGCGATCAAAACCGTCCATTTCAACAAGTATCTGGTTTAATGTTTGTTCCCGCTCGTCATGTCCGCCGCCCAGTCCGGCGCCCCGTTCGCGTCCGACAGCGTCAATTTCATCAATAAAAATTATCGCCGGAGCGGCTTTTTTAGCAGTCATAAAAAGGTCGCGCACTCTGGAAGCGCCGACCCCGACAAACATCTCAACAAACTCCGAGCCGGAAATGTGAAAAAACGGAACATGGGCTTCTCCGGCAACCGCGCGAGCCAATAAAGTTTTTCCCGTTCCAGGCATTCCCATCAGCAAAACGCCGCGCGGAATGCGCGCCCCGATTTCCAAAAATTTTTTAGGATTTTTCAAAAAATCAACAACTTCTTCCAAATCCTGTTTGGCCTCTTTAAGACCGGCAACATCCTTGAAAAAAACTTTGTCTTTCGGGTTTGCGAAAAGCCGGATGTTAGCGCGGCCGAAAGAAAACGCCTGATTAACGCCGGAACGGGCTGAACTGAACATAAACCAAAATAACACACCGATAAAAATAAGCGGCAAAACAGCCGGTATAATTATTGAAAGCCAGAATTTCAAACCGGACGGCTCCTGAACTTCTATGGACGCGGAGCGCAGCGCGCTGGAAGCGACTCCGAAATTCTGCAAAGTTTGGGTCAGCCCGGCTTCGCCTTCTTTAATAGCGGAAACCGATTCATTATTTTTCAATTTAATATTCAAGTCGTTTCCGCTGATAATTATTTTTTCAACTTCGCCTGCGTTTAATTTTCCGGCAAGTTCGTTTAAAGAAATAACTTTTAACCCGAACTGGTCCTCATAAACAGCCGAGAACGCCAAAGCCAGCACGATTAACGTCGCGATTGCCCATAAAATATTCTTTGTTAAATTGTTGATTTTCATTAGTTTAGTTTACAGCTTATAGTTTAAAGGTTTTGTTTTTTTGTTGCAAGTATATGTATAAAAATTAAAGCCCCGCCATAAATAATGGCAGGGCTGCTATAAAATATAAAAATTTAAACTAACTGCTTCTCAAGCTTTGCATCGGATAGAAAACGGCTGGAAATTGCGGTTGCCGCAGAAACAACCTTAACTGTTTTTTTCTGCCAACGGGCAAATTGTATCAATCCCTGAAAATCAGCGTCGCCGCTGACAATAACTAAATCAGTAATATCGGTATGTTCCGCTAAAAACCGGCCTAATTCATCCATCCGGCTGTCAACGGTATCTTTGTCTTTAACCGTTCCATTGTTTTTGATGTCCTTAGGACAAACAATACAGAACAGCCTATGAATATTTGATAATGTTTTCACCGGCATATTAGTTCCGTAATGTTCGGGGAAAAAAACATAA from Candidatus Niyogibacteria bacterium harbors:
- the hflB gene encoding ATP-dependent zinc metalloprotease FtsH, with protein sequence MKINNLTKNILWAIATLIVLALAFSAVYEDQFGLKVISLNELAGKLNAGEVEKIIISGNDLNIKLKNNESVSAIKEGEAGLTQTLQNFGVASSALRSASIEVQEPSGLKFWLSIIIPAVLPLIFIGVLFWFMFSSARSGVNQAFSFGRANIRLFANPKDKVFFKDVAGLKEAKQDLEEVVDFLKNPKKFLEIGARIPRGVLLMGMPGTGKTLLARAVAGEAHVPFFHISGSEFVEMFVGVGASRVRDLFMTAKKAAPAIIFIDEIDAVGRERGAGLGGGHDEREQTLNQILVEMDGFDRDTNIIVMAATNRPDILDSALLRPGRFDRRVILDLPDINDREEILKIHIRGKNINKDIDLKKIAVRTPGFSGADLANLVNEAAILAARKNKSIIHQEDFYNSIEKVMLGPERRSRVISPKEKEITAYHEAGHALVAASLKNTDPVQKVSIISRGLIGGYTLKLPLEETHLRTKSQFLADIAVALGGYACEEIVFKDLSTGASSDLRQASDVARRLVTQYGMSEKLGPMTFGKTQELIFLGREIATEKNYSETMAVEIDREVSAFIGKAFAAAKKIINSRIKVLDEIAKALMEKETLEHEEFYAIIKKFNLKPMAV
- a CDS encoding LAGLIDADG family homing endonuclease, giving the protein MILSYDYIRGLIEGEGTFTFDTRKQQNGTKLKIPTFALSMHIRDEDLIEAVRDTLRLKNKIYIYDHQKKDGYHRGPKAILIVREFPQLKNIIVPFFYKKLKGNKGRQFISWLEKIGTDPDVSKLFKLIYRLYKAGYYDKNQKFSN
- a CDS encoding HAD family hydrolase, translated to MILKPQPKAVIFDFDGTLLDSREMHNEARKMLAKFFSVFGFDLNDGHLPSSRDFSTWLQNAGLNQSYINLYFKLWNLIELWQRPGIFQGTNELIDFLKTRDIMVGLLTNRSASSVNNAILRSGLNWEKLDFIAVNKYEEDSDFINGRKKFFNQYFCDFAKPDPRAADSIRHLLKDLPEYPKSVMYIGDNLLDYYFSRDNNFSFVGVLSGDTADIETWEKAGVEMIIKNIVY
- a CDS encoding glycosidase — encoded protein: MSFQLQRYPSNEKPNPILEPRKEIEWEGKAVFNPTIIKDGEIFRMLYRTYPSKLEMAASRLKRPGFYFKNQISYIGYAESEDGINFERRELPFISPDTDYDRYGCEDPRMTKLGDIFYITYTAINDPIEDREHRPNVRIALASTKDFKSVTKHGIIGPSMRSKAAALFPEPVNGGKIALLLTISPDSTTSRVSVRYYDSMDQVSHSSFEEWDKYLEQDKIVLQTEWWLHRGPEVGAVPIKTEKGWLLIFSGESMSDTWTITAALLDAEKPDQLIARVPGYLLQAVASYERNGLVPNVTFPEGAVIVGDDLYVYYGAADTVIGLATCKLKDLLDYLEKCKK
- a CDS encoding NYN domain-containing protein is translated as MKTLSNIHRLFCIVCPKDIKNNGTVKDKDTVDSRMDELGRFLAEHTDITDLVIVSGDADFQGLIQFARWQKKTVKVVSAATAISSRFLSDAKLEKQLV